In the genome of Nitrospira japonica, one region contains:
- a CDS encoding thiolase family protein — protein sequence MNNQPQSVIVSAVRTPMGSFNGAFSTVPATRLGSIAIAEALRRTGVSPDRVDQVLMGCVLSAGLGQAPARQASIGAGIPYSVGATTVNKVCGSSIATVMMAAQAIALGEARVVVAGGMENMTRAPYLLEKARQGYKLGHAELVDSLIKDGLWDVYNDFHMGDAGELCAGKYGLTRQELDDFALESYRRARQTIEAGLFRSEIVPVDVVQRKGTVTDDEEPNRVDLGKLRHLVPAFRPDGVLTVGNSPSCNDGAAALVVMASEEAETLGLTPMARIVGYASAALAPEWLTIAPVEAIKLVLKKTGFSLTDIDLFEINEAFSAVSLAVNRELGLDGRKVNVRGGAVSLGHPIGATGARILTTLLHAMPAMDAKRGLASLCIGGGEALAIVVERI from the coding sequence ATGAATAACCAACCGCAGTCCGTCATTGTCAGCGCAGTTCGAACCCCGATGGGCAGCTTCAACGGGGCGTTCAGCACCGTGCCGGCCACCAGACTGGGAAGTATTGCGATCGCGGAGGCACTCCGCCGGACCGGTGTCTCCCCGGATCGTGTCGACCAGGTGTTGATGGGATGCGTGCTCAGTGCCGGACTCGGCCAGGCCCCGGCCAGACAGGCCTCGATCGGCGCAGGAATTCCGTATTCCGTGGGAGCCACGACGGTCAACAAGGTCTGCGGCTCAAGCATCGCCACCGTCATGATGGCGGCGCAAGCCATCGCCTTGGGCGAAGCCCGCGTCGTGGTCGCGGGCGGGATGGAAAACATGACGCGCGCGCCCTACCTGCTGGAGAAGGCCCGGCAAGGATACAAGCTGGGACACGCGGAGCTGGTAGACAGCCTCATCAAAGACGGACTATGGGACGTCTATAACGATTTCCACATGGGCGATGCCGGAGAGCTCTGCGCCGGGAAATACGGTCTGACCCGGCAGGAGCTCGATGATTTTGCGCTCGAGAGCTATCGGCGGGCCCGTCAGACCATAGAAGCGGGACTGTTCAGGTCTGAGATCGTACCGGTTGACGTGGTACAGCGAAAAGGCACGGTGACGGACGACGAGGAACCCAACCGGGTCGACTTGGGTAAACTGCGCCATCTGGTCCCGGCGTTCCGGCCGGACGGAGTGTTGACCGTCGGGAATTCCCCGTCCTGCAACGACGGTGCTGCGGCCCTGGTGGTGATGGCGTCGGAGGAAGCCGAGACGCTCGGACTGACTCCAATGGCGCGTATCGTCGGGTATGCGTCGGCGGCGCTGGCCCCAGAATGGCTGACGATTGCCCCGGTGGAAGCGATCAAGCTCGTGCTCAAGAAAACCGGTTTCTCGCTCACGGACATCGATCTGTTCGAGATCAATGAGGCGTTTTCCGCCGTGTCGCTGGCCGTCAATCGCGAACTCGGCCTCGACGGCCGGAAGGTCAACGTGCGCGGAGGCGCAGTCTCCCTCGGGCACCCGATCGGAGCGACCGGCGCGCGAATCCTCACCACCCTGCTTCACGCTATGCCGGCCATGGATGCCAAACGTGGACTGGCCAGCCTCTGTATCGGCGGAGGAGAGGCGTTGGCGATCGTCGTGGAACGCATCTAG
- a CDS encoding acyl-CoA dehydrogenase family protein: MTQSDVFQGSVAVAETARDKAAYQGFLAGLFVHDIRWHLFSSIRIPPTSPPALEFLERFKAALLSLDAERIDREGELPDSTIKDLAGLGAFGIKIPRYYGGLELSQSEYQQVATLCGSVDASLTVLLSAAQSIGVPEPLRLFGTDDQKARYLPRLARGEISGFALTERHVGCDISKVDTYAVRVLERGETVGYRLTGDKFFITNSAKRDGEFLSSMLVVIARIVDKPDDMKDSRAPKRYGAFIVETQWPGCSVTRLHFEGVRAIYNGAPSFDRVYVPIENRLGGEEDGLRIALATLTVGRLTLPAACLGGLKQCVALMRWWAKARVQWNKPIGEHTLIGEKLCRTAAYALALEAVMAYCGAWANKKGDLRLESAAAKIIGSEWYWEAVNDLFQVRGGRGFMTADSQRKSGEVPVPVMRMMRDARINLVWEGTSEILRIWMAREALAPYIDQGLALLDGSWSEKTAAALYYSRACLRSSLPLLHAKGPSGLFGKDYARWTRLIESASRKLSRSTLVAALRHRQGLHNKQLQLQGLVDDSLLIFPMTAVLWFASQPEMRIKPGIRQLVDYFCEDMADRLRTGSSVTGRGGRPGRDTAVYRLSKAIMNGDYAWLEDGIMPGMNSDPTAAGTANHPK; the protein is encoded by the coding sequence ATGACTCAATCGGACGTATTTCAGGGCTCTGTCGCAGTCGCGGAAACCGCCCGGGACAAGGCGGCCTACCAGGGCTTCCTGGCAGGGCTCTTCGTCCACGACATCCGCTGGCATCTGTTTTCCTCAATCCGCATTCCCCCCACCAGCCCCCCGGCGCTCGAATTCCTGGAGCGTTTCAAAGCCGCGCTCCTTTCACTCGACGCGGAACGCATCGACCGGGAGGGAGAACTGCCTGACTCGACGATCAAGGACCTGGCCGGTCTGGGCGCCTTCGGAATCAAAATTCCCCGATATTACGGCGGCCTCGAGCTCAGCCAATCCGAATACCAGCAGGTCGCGACCCTGTGCGGCAGCGTGGACGCTTCGCTGACCGTCCTCTTGTCGGCCGCGCAGTCGATCGGCGTCCCGGAACCCCTGCGCCTCTTCGGCACCGATGACCAGAAAGCCCGGTATCTCCCCCGGCTGGCGCGCGGCGAGATTTCCGGCTTTGCGCTCACGGAACGTCACGTGGGCTGCGACATTTCCAAGGTCGACACGTACGCGGTCCGCGTGCTGGAACGAGGCGAGACCGTGGGATATCGCCTCACCGGAGACAAGTTTTTCATCACGAATTCCGCCAAACGGGACGGCGAATTCCTCTCGTCCATGCTGGTCGTCATCGCAAGAATCGTAGACAAGCCGGATGACATGAAGGATTCGCGCGCGCCGAAACGCTACGGCGCGTTCATCGTGGAAACCCAATGGCCCGGCTGTTCCGTGACGCGGCTCCATTTCGAAGGCGTCAGGGCCATCTATAATGGAGCGCCGTCCTTCGACCGGGTCTACGTGCCGATTGAGAACCGTCTGGGCGGTGAAGAGGACGGCCTGCGCATCGCCCTCGCCACCCTGACCGTAGGCCGTCTCACCCTCCCCGCCGCCTGCCTGGGCGGGCTCAAGCAATGCGTCGCGCTCATGCGTTGGTGGGCGAAAGCCCGCGTCCAGTGGAACAAGCCGATCGGGGAGCACACGCTGATCGGGGAGAAACTCTGCCGGACCGCCGCCTACGCCCTGGCGCTCGAAGCCGTCATGGCGTATTGCGGGGCCTGGGCGAACAAGAAGGGCGATCTCAGGCTCGAATCGGCGGCCGCCAAGATCATCGGCAGCGAATGGTACTGGGAGGCGGTCAACGACCTCTTTCAGGTGCGCGGCGGGCGCGGCTTCATGACGGCCGACTCCCAGAGAAAGAGCGGCGAGGTTCCCGTTCCCGTAATGCGGATGATGCGCGACGCGCGGATCAATTTGGTATGGGAAGGGACCAGCGAAATTTTGCGTATCTGGATGGCGCGGGAAGCCCTGGCCCCCTACATTGATCAGGGACTGGCCCTGTTGGACGGTTCGTGGTCGGAGAAGACGGCGGCCGCATTGTATTACAGCCGTGCCTGTCTTCGTTCGAGCCTTCCCCTCCTTCATGCAAAAGGTCCCAGCGGCCTCTTCGGGAAGGATTACGCGCGGTGGACGAGGCTGATCGAATCCGCGTCGCGCAAGTTGAGCCGCTCCACGCTCGTCGCGGCATTGCGCCACCGGCAAGGCTTGCACAACAAACAACTCCAGCTTCAAGGCCTGGTGGACGACAGCCTGCTGATCTTTCCCATGACCGCAGTGCTATGGTTCGCTTCTCAGCCGGAGATGCGGATCAAGCCGGGCATCCGTCAACTGGTCGATTATTTTTGCGAAGACATGGCCGACCGTCTGCGCACCGGATCATCCGTGACCGGGCGGGGCGGACGGCCGGGCCGTGATACGGCCGTCTATCGGCTTTCCAAGGCGATCATGAACGGCGATTACGCCTGGCTGGAGGACGGGATCATGCCCGGCATGAATTCTGATCCAACAGCAGCCGGGACCGCGAATCACCCGAAATAG
- a CDS encoding MltF family protein: MKRLFLATALFGSLFLVGLPTPQSLAAALQSSDDHDLVQSSILRPWTGDLDGMVERRVIRALVAPSRTSYWLNGARQTGAEYELLKAFQEEINAKYQSRNKHILVHVVFIPTSRDQLIPALLEGRGDIAAGILTVTPERLEKVDFGEPFFRGVKEIVVTGPASPNITSLSDLSGKEVFVRKSSSYWSHLERLNEQFAQEQKAPVILKPAPEDLQDDDLLEMVNAGLVEIIVVDRYQALLWSKVFKKLVAHKGVVLNAGGDFAWMLRKDSPKLKAEIDEFAKKYGRKSEFGNALVKKYGGDGNPRIVKQATSGTEIKKFSKTVDLFRKYGAQYEMDYLLMIAQGYQESLLDQNARSNVGAVGVMQLMPATGNEMKTGDITQLEPNIHAGIKYVRYIRDQFFENEDMDSRNKILFSFAAYNAGPARVQKLRKEAEKRGLNPNVWFNNVELIAARRIGEETVTYVANIYKYYIAYKLVEEQRAEKEKRRADLQHDLSGPQ; encoded by the coding sequence GTGAAGCGGTTATTTCTCGCCACCGCCTTGTTTGGTTCGCTCTTTCTCGTCGGCCTGCCGACGCCACAGTCCCTCGCAGCCGCTCTTCAATCATCCGACGATCACGACCTCGTCCAGTCGTCCATTCTCCGGCCGTGGACCGGGGATCTCGACGGCATGGTCGAGCGCCGCGTCATCCGGGCGCTCGTGGCCCCGTCGCGCACGTCATACTGGCTCAACGGGGCCAGACAAACCGGGGCCGAGTACGAACTGCTGAAGGCATTTCAGGAGGAAATCAACGCCAAGTACCAGAGTCGCAACAAGCACATCCTCGTCCACGTCGTCTTCATTCCGACATCCCGCGACCAACTGATTCCCGCATTGCTCGAGGGACGCGGCGATATCGCAGCCGGCATCCTGACCGTGACGCCGGAACGGCTTGAAAAAGTGGACTTCGGGGAGCCGTTCTTCCGCGGAGTCAAGGAAATCGTCGTGACAGGGCCCGCGTCTCCCAACATCACGTCCTTGAGCGACCTCTCCGGCAAAGAGGTGTTCGTCCGCAAGTCCTCGAGTTATTGGAGCCACCTGGAGCGCCTCAACGAACAGTTTGCTCAGGAACAGAAGGCTCCGGTGATCCTGAAACCCGCGCCGGAGGATCTGCAGGACGACGACTTGTTGGAAATGGTCAACGCGGGGCTCGTCGAAATCATCGTCGTCGATCGTTACCAAGCATTGCTCTGGTCCAAAGTCTTCAAAAAGCTCGTTGCGCACAAGGGGGTCGTGCTCAACGCGGGCGGGGATTTCGCATGGATGCTCAGGAAGGACAGCCCCAAGCTGAAGGCCGAGATCGACGAATTCGCCAAAAAGTACGGGCGCAAGTCCGAGTTCGGCAACGCCTTGGTCAAAAAATACGGCGGAGACGGCAATCCGCGGATCGTCAAGCAGGCCACGTCGGGCACCGAGATCAAGAAATTCTCCAAGACGGTCGATTTGTTCCGCAAGTACGGCGCTCAGTACGAGATGGACTATCTCCTGATGATCGCCCAGGGCTATCAGGAATCGCTGCTCGACCAGAACGCGCGCAGCAATGTCGGCGCGGTCGGCGTCATGCAGTTGATGCCGGCGACCGGAAACGAAATGAAGACCGGCGATATCACACAGCTTGAACCCAACATTCACGCCGGCATCAAGTATGTCCGTTACATCCGTGATCAGTTCTTCGAGAACGAGGACATGGACAGCCGGAACAAGATTCTGTTCTCGTTCGCCGCGTACAATGCGGGGCCGGCGCGGGTGCAAAAGCTCAGGAAGGAAGCCGAGAAACGGGGACTCAATCCGAACGTGTGGTTCAATAACGTCGAACTCATCGCCGCACGGCGCATCGGCGAAGAGACCGTCACGTACGTGGCCAACATCTACAAGTATTACATCGCCTACAAGCTCGTGGAAGAACAGCGGGCGGAGAAGGAAAAACGCCGCGCCGATCTGCAACACGACCTCTCCGGTCCGCAGTAA